Proteins encoded together in one Nostoc sp. PCC 7524 window:
- a CDS encoding NAD-dependent epimerase/dehydratase family protein, giving the protein MKVLVIGGDGYCGWATALYLSNRGYEVGILDSLVRRHWDNELGIETLTPIAPIQQRLQRWQDLTGKSIDLFVGDITNYEFLHKVLRQFEPNAIVHFGEQRSAPFSMIDREHAVLTQVNNVVGTLNLLYAMKADFPDCHLVKLGTMGEYGTPNIDIEEGYITIEHNGRKDTLPYPKQPGSMYHLSKVHDSHNIHFACRIWGLRATDLNQGVVYGVLTEETGMDELLINRLDYDGVFGTALNRFCIQAAIGHPLTVYGKGGQTRGFLDIRDTVRCIEIAIANPAQPGEFRVFNQFTEQFSVGDLALMVKKAGNALGLNVDINNLENPRVEKEEHYFNAKNTKLLDLGLQPHYLSDSLLDSLLNFAIKYQKRVDQKQILPKVSWHRS; this is encoded by the coding sequence ATGAAAGTCCTAGTTATTGGTGGCGATGGATATTGCGGTTGGGCAACCGCACTTTATCTTTCCAATCGCGGTTATGAAGTTGGAATATTAGATAGTTTAGTGCGTCGGCATTGGGATAATGAATTGGGTATCGAAACCCTAACGCCGATCGCACCAATTCAGCAACGCCTCCAACGCTGGCAAGATTTAACAGGTAAATCTATTGACTTGTTCGTTGGCGATATTACCAACTACGAATTTCTGCACAAAGTGTTGCGCCAATTTGAGCCAAATGCCATAGTGCATTTTGGTGAACAGCGTTCAGCACCATTTTCCATGATTGACCGAGAACACGCAGTTCTGACCCAGGTCAATAATGTTGTTGGCACATTGAACCTGTTATATGCGATGAAGGCAGATTTTCCCGACTGTCATTTGGTGAAGTTGGGAACAATGGGTGAATACGGCACACCTAACATTGACATTGAAGAAGGTTATATCACCATTGAACACAATGGGCGCAAAGATACCCTACCTTATCCGAAACAGCCCGGTTCAATGTATCACCTAAGCAAAGTACATGATAGCCATAATATTCACTTTGCTTGCCGGATTTGGGGTTTACGCGCCACAGACTTAAACCAAGGTGTGGTTTATGGTGTCCTGACTGAAGAAACAGGAATGGATGAATTGCTGATTAACCGTCTAGATTACGATGGCGTGTTTGGGACAGCATTGAATCGTTTCTGTATTCAAGCGGCGATTGGCCATCCCCTGACTGTTTACGGTAAAGGCGGACAAACTCGCGGATTTTTGGATATTCGGGATACAGTCCGATGTATTGAAATTGCGATCGCTAATCCAGCACAACCAGGTGAATTCCGCGTCTTTAACCAATTTACCGAACAATTTAGCGTCGGTGATTTGGCATTAATGGTGAAGAAAGCCGGTAATGCTTTGGGATTGAATGTAGACATCAATAACTTAGAGAATCCGAGAGTCGAGAAAGAAGAACATTACTTCAACGCTAAAAACACTAAATTACTCGATTTAGGTTTACAGCCTCACTATCTCTCTGATTCTCTACTCGATTCTTTGTTAAACTTTGCCATCAAATATCAAAAACGAGTTGATCAAAAGCAGATTTTACCTAAAGTCTCTTGGCATAGAAGTTAA
- a CDS encoding glycosyltransferase family 4 protein, with amino-acid sequence MRIALFTETFLPKVDGIVTRLRHTVDHLQRQGNQVLVIAPDGGITEHKGAKVYGVSGFPLPLYPELKMALPRPAIGYALEQFQPDIIHVVNPAVLGLSGIFYSKVLKLPLVASYHTHLPQYLQHYGLGMLEGLLWELLKAGHNQAALNLCTSTAMMAELSAHGIERVDLWQRGVDTELFHPDLASLEMRDRLTQNHPESPLLLYVGRLSAEKEIERIKPILEAIPTARLALVGDGPHRQALEKHFAGTNTHFVGYLMGRELGAAFASADAFIFPSRTETLGLVLLEAMAAGCPVVAARSGGIPDIVTDGVNGYLFDPKADIQDAIDSTIRLLEHKQERDAIRQNARREAEKWGWASATRQLQDYYQKVMFAEKVGV; translated from the coding sequence ATGAGAATTGCCTTATTCACCGAAACCTTTCTACCCAAGGTTGACGGTATTGTCACACGCCTACGTCATACCGTTGATCACTTGCAACGTCAGGGAAATCAAGTTTTAGTCATAGCCCCAGACGGTGGAATTACGGAACACAAAGGAGCGAAAGTTTACGGCGTTAGTGGCTTTCCCTTACCTCTGTATCCAGAATTGAAAATGGCATTACCCCGCCCAGCTATTGGTTATGCCCTAGAACAGTTTCAGCCCGATATTATTCATGTTGTGAACCCGGCAGTTTTGGGATTGTCCGGGATTTTTTATAGCAAAGTCCTAAAACTGCCTTTAGTGGCTTCTTACCATACCCATTTGCCCCAATATCTTCAGCATTACGGCTTGGGGATGTTAGAAGGGTTGCTGTGGGAACTACTGAAAGCAGGGCATAATCAAGCAGCCTTGAATCTCTGTACTTCTACGGCAATGATGGCAGAACTGTCAGCGCATGGTATTGAGCGGGTAGATTTATGGCAACGGGGAGTAGATACAGAACTATTTCACCCCGATTTAGCTAGTTTAGAAATGCGCGATCGCCTAACGCAGAATCATCCAGAAAGCCCATTATTACTGTATGTTGGCCGTCTTTCTGCCGAAAAAGAAATAGAACGCATCAAACCCATCCTTGAAGCCATTCCCACAGCCCGATTAGCACTGGTAGGAGATGGCCCCCACCGCCAAGCCTTAGAAAAACACTTTGCAGGCACAAATACCCACTTTGTAGGCTATCTCATGGGGCGTGAGTTAGGGGCTGCCTTTGCTAGCGCCGATGCGTTTATCTTTCCTTCCCGAACAGAAACCCTAGGCTTAGTTCTACTAGAAGCAATGGCAGCCGGCTGTCCCGTAGTAGCAGCCCGTTCTGGCGGCATTCCCGATATTGTTACAGATGGTGTCAATGGCTATCTTTTTGATCCAAAAGCTGATATTCAAGATGCCATTGATTCTACTATTCGCCTTTTAGAACACAAACAAGAACGCGATGCTATCCGTCAAAATGCTCGTCGAGAGGCTGAAAAATGGGGCTGGGCATCAGCCACGCGCCAGTTACAAGATTATTATCAAAAAGTGATGTTTGCTGAGAAGGTAGGGGTGTAG
- a CDS encoding GAF domain-containing protein → MTLPNPGSVLATLTELTQVNRTHTLLRRVKDLSVNEFVCLLDFITAEFQQFLRAIELINNEALENMLEKVLEAITLKIGQILQAEHTAIFLVDNDKGQLWSKVPQDNGQKFLEIRTPINFGIPGHVASTGQSLNIGETITHPLFSPDLEKQMGYKIYNILCMPVVSSKNQVVAVVQLANKTGNVPFNLEDEEHFRDFAASIGIILETCQSFYVAARNQRGATALLRATQTLGQSLDLEATLQIVMEQARILMQADRSTLFLYRKEMGELWTKVAAAEDTTNLMEIRISAHRGIAGYVASTGEALNIPDAYKDPRFDPSTDRKTGYITRNILCLPVFNSANELIGVTQLINKQQGSFTASDEEFMRAFNIQAGIALENARLFENVLLEKQYQKDILQSLSDAVISTDMAGRIVTINDAALQLLGCPLGEINHKNNKLLWEQNLIGRLVWEVVPVENLQMRLEDSLKTGAKHYVPEQSLTVGIYQSQSIEEGLTNEPQYFILTVRDRTNPNVFIPWNLPLTPQSNFLNENQVKTLERSINLTVNPLTNPEGGVRGGLVVLEDISQEKRLKTTMYRYLTPHVAQQVMALGEDALMVGERKEVTILFSDIRGYTTLTENLGAAEVVALLNQYFETMVEAVFNYEGTLDKFIGDALMAVFGAPITLTENHAWQALQSALEMRHRLAEFNQRRIIQSQPQIHIGIGISSGEVVSGNIGSQKRMDYTVIGDAVNLGSRLETVTKEYGCDIILSEFTYQLCSDRIWVRQLDKIRVKGKHQAVNIYELISDRSTPLDTKTQEFLFHYHAGRAAYLSRNFTQAIACFEAAKHIQPTDQAVNLHLERAYNYQHTPPPKDWDGVWTMIIK, encoded by the coding sequence ATGACTCTTCCTAATCCTGGTAGCGTTTTGGCTACATTAACAGAACTAACTCAAGTTAATCGTACCCACACACTATTACGTCGTGTCAAAGACCTTTCTGTTAATGAATTTGTTTGTTTACTAGACTTTATCACCGCCGAGTTTCAGCAATTTCTGAGAGCCATTGAACTAATTAATAATGAAGCTCTAGAAAATATGCTGGAGAAAGTTTTAGAAGCTATTACGCTCAAAATTGGTCAAATTCTCCAGGCAGAACATACAGCTATTTTTTTAGTTGACAATGATAAAGGTCAATTGTGGTCAAAAGTTCCGCAAGATAACGGGCAGAAATTTTTAGAAATTCGTACTCCTATTAATTTTGGTATTCCTGGTCATGTTGCTAGTACAGGTCAATCTTTAAATATTGGGGAAACTATTACTCATCCTCTCTTTAGCCCAGATTTAGAAAAACAAATGGGCTATAAAATTTACAATATTTTATGTATGCCTGTTGTTAGCAGTAAAAACCAAGTGGTAGCTGTTGTACAACTAGCAAATAAAACGGGAAATGTACCTTTTAATTTGGAAGATGAGGAACATTTTCGAGATTTTGCGGCTTCTATCGGGATTATTTTAGAAACTTGCCAATCTTTTTATGTAGCAGCCCGGAATCAACGAGGTGCAACGGCTCTGTTAAGGGCAACACAAACACTAGGGCAAAGTTTAGATTTAGAAGCTACTTTGCAAATAGTGATGGAACAAGCCCGCATTTTAATGCAAGCAGACCGCAGTACATTATTTTTGTATCGTAAAGAAATGGGGGAACTGTGGACAAAAGTAGCAGCAGCAGAAGACACGACAAACTTAATGGAAATTCGCATTTCTGCCCACCGTGGTATTGCTGGTTATGTAGCATCAACAGGTGAAGCACTTAATATTCCCGATGCCTATAAAGACCCCAGATTTGACCCTTCAACAGATAGAAAAACTGGCTATATAACTCGTAATATTCTCTGTTTACCAGTATTTAATTCAGCCAATGAATTGATTGGAGTAACACAATTAATTAATAAGCAACAAGGTAGTTTTACTGCTTCTGATGAAGAGTTTATGCGGGCATTTAATATTCAGGCTGGAATTGCCTTAGAAAATGCCCGCTTATTTGAAAATGTGCTATTAGAAAAACAGTATCAAAAAGATATTTTGCAAAGTTTATCTGATGCAGTAATTTCTACTGATATGGCTGGTCGGATTGTCACAATTAATGATGCAGCTTTACAGTTATTAGGATGTCCTTTAGGAGAAATTAATCATAAAAATAATAAATTACTATGGGAACAAAATTTAATTGGTCGCCTAGTTTGGGAGGTAGTACCAGTTGAAAATTTACAGATGCGTTTAGAAGATAGTTTAAAAACTGGTGCTAAACATTATGTACCAGAGCAAAGTTTGACAGTAGGGATTTATCAATCACAGAGTATTGAGGAAGGACTGACAAATGAACCGCAATATTTTATTTTGACTGTGCGCGATCGCACCAATCCCAATGTTTTTATTCCCTGGAATTTACCCCTCACTCCCCAATCAAACTTTCTCAACGAGAATCAGGTAAAAACCCTAGAACGCAGTATCAATCTTACTGTTAATCCTCTCACCAACCCAGAAGGCGGAGTTAGGGGTGGGTTGGTAGTTTTGGAAGACATTAGCCAAGAAAAACGCCTCAAGACTACCATGTATCGCTACCTCACGCCCCACGTAGCCCAACAAGTCATGGCATTAGGAGAAGATGCCTTAATGGTGGGAGAACGTAAGGAAGTGACTATTTTATTTTCAGATATTCGGGGTTACACCACACTGACCGAAAATTTGGGAGCGGCGGAAGTTGTGGCACTGTTGAATCAGTATTTTGAAACAATGGTAGAGGCAGTTTTTAACTATGAAGGAACTCTTGATAAATTTATTGGTGATGCCTTAATGGCAGTATTTGGCGCACCCATTACACTCACAGAAAACCATGCTTGGCAGGCATTACAATCAGCTTTAGAAATGCGCCACCGTCTAGCAGAATTTAATCAACGGCGAATTATCCAATCACAGCCACAAATTCATATCGGCATTGGTATTAGTTCTGGGGAAGTAGTTTCAGGAAATATCGGTTCGCAAAAACGCATGGATTACACCGTGATTGGGGATGCTGTAAATTTAGGTTCGCGCTTAGAGACAGTCACTAAAGAATACGGTTGTGACATTATTTTGAGCGAATTTACCTACCAATTATGCAGCGATCGCATTTGGGTAAGGCAATTAGATAAAATCCGCGTCAAAGGCAAACACCAGGCGGTAAATATATATGAGTTAATTAGCGATCGCAGCACCCCTCTAGACACTAAAACCCAAGAGTTTTTGTTTCACTACCATGCTGGACGTGCTGCTTATCTATCACGCAATTTTACTCAAGCGATCGCCTGTTTTGAAGCTGCCAAACATATTCAACCCACAGATCAAGCAGTTAATCTCCACTTAGAACGCGCTTATAATTACCAACATACACCACCGCCAAAAGATTGGGATGGCGTGTGGACAATGATAATAAAATAG
- a CDS encoding DUF7219 family protein, protein MERIIVNKDDFIYPRGRYYGQVKPENLVFNANLQEFAQRVSYICNLETGGKLSPDEAYEQIKALWKNLKRTKKQLQIGENPFQNDSDNPES, encoded by the coding sequence ATGGAGCGCATAATAGTGAACAAAGATGATTTTATCTATCCTCGTGGACGTTATTACGGTCAAGTAAAGCCAGAAAACCTAGTTTTTAACGCCAATCTTCAAGAATTTGCCCAAAGGGTGAGTTACATTTGTAATTTAGAAACTGGCGGAAAGCTATCACCAGACGAAGCTTACGAACAAATTAAAGCTTTATGGAAAAACTTGAAGCGCACTAAAAAACAACTGCAAATTGGTGAAAACCCATTTCAGAACGATAGCGATAACCCTGAAAGTTAG
- the purC gene encoding phosphoribosylaminoimidazolesuccinocarboxamide synthase: MSVHSKLYEGKAKILYTTDDPEVLLADFKDDATAFNAQKRGSILGKGRINCSIASQLFQQLELSGIKTHFIDNPQPHQMRVKAVKILPLEVVVRNIAAGSLCQQTGLALGTVLKQPLVEFYYKNDQLGDPLLTRDRLLLMELATAEQVDEITHLALQINEFLKEFWLGCGITLVDFKLEFGLDSQQQILLADEISPDTCRLWKTTETDPNRRVLDKDRFRKDLGNVEDAYEEVLQRVLQAVETKK, from the coding sequence ATGTCTGTTCATTCCAAACTATACGAAGGCAAAGCAAAAATTCTTTATACAACTGACGATCCGGAAGTTTTGCTAGCTGATTTTAAAGACGATGCCACCGCATTTAACGCTCAAAAGCGAGGCAGTATCCTTGGTAAAGGGAGGATAAACTGTAGTATTGCCAGTCAGCTTTTTCAACAATTGGAACTATCCGGTATAAAGACTCACTTTATAGATAATCCTCAACCGCATCAAATGCGAGTGAAAGCAGTCAAAATCTTGCCTTTAGAAGTGGTTGTCCGCAATATTGCTGCTGGTAGTCTGTGTCAACAAACAGGGTTAGCACTAGGTACAGTTTTAAAGCAACCCCTAGTAGAGTTTTATTATAAAAATGATCAATTGGGAGATCCACTATTAACACGCGATCGCCTCTTACTGATGGAACTAGCTACTGCGGAACAAGTAGATGAAATTACGCATCTTGCATTGCAAATTAACGAATTCCTCAAGGAATTTTGGCTGGGGTGCGGTATTACCTTAGTAGACTTCAAACTAGAATTTGGTTTGGACTCACAACAGCAAATACTCTTAGCGGATGAAATTAGTCCCGATACCTGCCGTTTGTGGAAGACAACAGAAACAGATCCCAATCGCCGTGTCTTGGACAAAGACCGCTTCCGTAAAGATTTGGGTAATGTAGAAGATGCTTATGAGGAGGTTTTACAAAGAGTGCTACAGGCAGTAGAAACAAAAAAATAG
- a CDS encoding BamA/TamA family outer membrane protein produces MRLSPVLLAAVAITAPLSSSLSANAQTPNSVEQTVKVFPPATNQQMEQNEITSSQSNFTEVKTWEETPAAALSSLNQSTKSEAKTTKEVVVPTLELATTSNPSHQKPKSFPDLVPSAVEPIAAGATVSTDAPKKALALRPPVVISPSQPAATATKATNKVVPSTGTAKQLVQAPETTPTPEITPPTTEEQTPTPTPTQENFNTPTPTPETTEPRVLVSEVVVRPQTGQLTPELETQVYNVIRTQPGRTTTRSQLQEDINAIFGTGFFSNVQAVPEDTPLGVRVSFIVQPNPVLSKVEIQANPGTDIPSVLPSGTADEIFRDQYGKILNLRDLQEGIKALTKRYQDQGYVLANVIGAPQVSESGVVTLQVAEGVVENIKVRFRDKEGQETDEKGQPIRGRTREYVITRELELKPGQVFNRNTVQKDLQRVFGTGLFEDVNVSLDPGTDPSKVDVVVNVVERSSGSIAAGAGISSASGLFGTVSYQQQNLGGRNQKLGAEIQVGQRELLFDLRFTDPWIAGDPYRTSYTANIFRRRSISLVFDGPDNDIRTVNPANTDTDDQDRPRVTRLGGGVTFTRPLSANPYERSEWTASAGLQYQRVSTRDGDGNKRRFGAVFNDAGEQISESIPLSLSGTGEDDLLLLQLGAQRDLRNNPLQPTSGSFLRVGVDQSVPVGAGNIFLTRFRGSYSQYLPVKFTGFTKGPETLAFNIQGGTVLGDLPPYEAFTLGGSNSVRGYEEGALSSGRSYVQASVEYRFPVFSVVSGALFFDVGSDLGSTTRAGEILNKNGTGYGYGLGVRVQSPLGPIRIDYGINDDGDSRINFGIGERF; encoded by the coding sequence ATGCGTTTATCCCCAGTTTTGCTGGCAGCTGTAGCCATTACAGCGCCCTTAAGTAGTTCTTTAAGTGCAAATGCACAAACTCCTAACAGTGTAGAGCAGACTGTAAAAGTTTTCCCACCTGCGACTAATCAGCAGATGGAACAAAATGAAATCACCTCATCCCAGTCTAACTTCACCGAAGTTAAGACATGGGAAGAGACACCAGCAGCTGCTTTATCATCTCTCAATCAGTCAACCAAGTCGGAAGCAAAGACAACAAAAGAGGTTGTAGTACCTACTTTAGAACTGGCAACAACCTCAAACCCTTCTCATCAAAAGCCAAAATCTTTTCCTGATCTTGTCCCTAGCGCAGTGGAACCAATAGCAGCTGGTGCTACCGTTAGCACTGATGCACCAAAAAAGGCATTAGCTCTGAGGCCTCCTGTGGTGATCTCTCCATCTCAACCAGCAGCAACCGCGACAAAAGCCACAAATAAAGTAGTTCCGTCTACAGGAACTGCCAAGCAACTGGTACAAGCACCGGAAACAACACCTACCCCAGAGATTACACCCCCAACTACTGAAGAACAAACACCTACACCAACCCCTACCCAGGAAAATTTCAACACTCCCACCCCTACCCCAGAAACTACCGAACCCCGTGTATTAGTTTCTGAAGTAGTTGTTAGACCACAGACTGGGCAATTAACCCCAGAATTAGAAACCCAAGTTTACAACGTCATTCGTACCCAACCAGGACGGACAACCACCCGTTCCCAATTGCAAGAAGATATTAATGCTATCTTTGGCACAGGCTTTTTCTCCAACGTCCAAGCTGTACCAGAAGATACACCATTGGGGGTAAGAGTCAGCTTCATTGTCCAGCCCAACCCTGTATTATCCAAAGTAGAAATACAGGCAAATCCAGGTACTGATATTCCTTCCGTACTTCCATCTGGTACCGCCGATGAAATCTTTCGGGATCAGTATGGCAAAATCCTCAACTTGCGAGACTTACAAGAAGGCATCAAGGCATTAACTAAGCGGTATCAAGACCAAGGATACGTTCTAGCCAACGTGATTGGCGCACCACAAGTTTCAGAAAGTGGAGTTGTCACCCTACAAGTAGCCGAAGGGGTTGTAGAGAATATTAAAGTCCGGTTCCGTGATAAAGAAGGTCAAGAAACTGACGAAAAAGGACAACCAATTCGGGGACGCACCCGTGAGTACGTGATCACGCGAGAATTGGAGTTGAAGCCAGGACAAGTATTCAACCGCAACACCGTACAAAAAGACCTACAACGGGTATTCGGTACAGGATTATTTGAAGATGTCAATGTCTCCCTTGACCCTGGTACAGACCCTAGTAAGGTAGATGTAGTTGTAAATGTAGTTGAGCGCAGTAGTGGTTCGATCGCGGCTGGGGCTGGTATTAGTTCTGCTAGTGGACTATTTGGTACAGTTAGCTATCAGCAACAAAACTTGGGTGGCAGAAACCAAAAGCTAGGGGCAGAAATTCAGGTAGGTCAACGGGAATTACTGTTTGACCTCCGCTTCACAGACCCTTGGATTGCAGGTGATCCTTACCGGACTTCCTACACAGCCAATATTTTCCGCCGTCGTTCCATTTCTTTAGTTTTTGATGGGCCAGACAACGACATTAGAACTGTTAATCCTGCAAATACCGATACAGATGATCAGGATCGTCCCCGTGTTACCCGCCTAGGTGGTGGTGTCACATTTACTCGTCCCCTATCGGCTAATCCTTACGAGCGGTCAGAATGGACTGCTTCGGCTGGGTTACAGTATCAAAGAGTTTCTACCCGTGATGGTGATGGTAACAAGAGAAGATTCGGGGCAGTATTTAACGATGCAGGCGAACAAATTAGTGAATCTATTCCCCTAAGCCTTTCTGGCACAGGTGAAGATGACCTATTACTTTTGCAACTAGGCGCACAGCGTGATCTCCGTAATAATCCTTTACAACCAACTAGCGGTTCTTTCCTACGTGTGGGTGTAGATCAATCAGTACCCGTTGGCGCAGGTAATATCTTCCTCACTAGATTCCGGGGTAGCTATAGTCAATATTTACCCGTGAAATTCACAGGCTTTACTAAAGGACCGGAAACCCTAGCTTTTAACATCCAAGGTGGTACAGTCCTGGGCGATTTGCCTCCTTATGAAGCCTTTACTCTGGGTGGTAGTAACTCAGTTCGGGGTTATGAAGAAGGTGCCTTAAGCAGTGGACGCAGCTATGTACAAGCCTCCGTGGAATACCGCTTTCCCGTTTTCTCAGTCGTTAGCGGCGCATTATTCTTTGATGTTGGCAGTGACTTAGGCTCAACTACCAGAGCAGGTGAGATACTAAACAAAAACGGTACAGGCTACGGCTATGGTCTTGGTGTGCGAGTCCAGTCACCATTGGGACCCATTCGGATTGACTACGGTATCAACGATGATGGTGATAGCCGCATCAATTTTGGTATTGGCGAAAGGTTTTAG
- the lpxC gene encoding UDP-3-O-acyl-N-acetylglucosamine deacetylase has protein sequence MPQHTLAAGITQTGVGLHSGVSTQVRILPTDAGIGRYFVRVDLPDLPIIPAQVAAVNQTVLSTQLGKGEACVRTVEHLLAALAVMGVDNARIEIDGSEVPLLDGSAKVWVTRIAEVGLVTQTDINQPDTLAIQEPIWIHQDDAFVCVLPAPETRFSYGIDFDLPAIGNQWHSWAVSTELETTSVSFAEEIAPARTFGLLPQIEYLQKSGLIKGGSLDNALVCGPDGWLNPPLRFANEPVRHKILDLVGDLSLLGYFPRAHFLAYKASHNLHVQLAQRILALSR, from the coding sequence ATGCCACAGCACACTCTAGCGGCGGGAATCACCCAAACTGGAGTAGGGCTGCATAGCGGTGTTAGTACCCAGGTGCGGATATTACCTACAGATGCGGGTATTGGACGCTACTTTGTACGGGTGGATTTGCCGGATTTGCCAATCATACCAGCCCAAGTCGCAGCAGTTAATCAAACTGTGCTTTCGACGCAGTTGGGCAAAGGTGAAGCTTGTGTTCGTACAGTCGAGCATTTGCTAGCAGCCTTAGCAGTTATGGGTGTAGATAATGCCCGCATCGAAATTGATGGTTCAGAAGTACCGCTTTTAGATGGTTCAGCCAAGGTTTGGGTAACTAGAATTGCTGAAGTTGGTTTAGTCACACAAACAGATATTAACCAACCAGACACCTTAGCTATTCAAGAACCAATTTGGATACATCAGGATGATGCCTTTGTGTGCGTTCTCCCCGCACCAGAAACTCGCTTTAGTTATGGTATTGACTTTGACTTACCTGCGATTGGTAATCAATGGCACAGTTGGGCTGTTTCTACTGAATTAGAAACAACATCTGTTAGCTTTGCTGAAGAAATTGCACCTGCACGGACTTTTGGTTTATTGCCACAAATTGAATATTTACAGAAGTCTGGGTTAATTAAAGGTGGTAGTTTGGATAATGCCCTGGTTTGTGGCCCTGATGGCTGGTTAAATCCACCATTAAGATTTGCAAATGAACCAGTACGTCATAAAATCTTGGATCTAGTAGGAGATTTGAGTTTACTGGGATATTTTCCCCGCGCTCACTTCTTAGCGTATAAGGCCAGCCATAACTTGCACGTTCAACTGGCACAAAGAATTTTAGCTTTGAGCCGCTAG
- the fabZ gene encoding 3-hydroxyacyl-ACP dehydratase FabZ: MSILSEVNSPDALASGGALPIAPTSNTETTPEIKTTFSSEEIQKLLPHRYPFLLVDKIIDYVPGNRAVGIKNVTINEPQFTGHFPGRPLMPGVLIVEAMAQVGGVVMTQLPGLEGGLFVFAGIDKVRFRRQVVPGDQLVMTVELLWIKQRRFGKMQARAEVDGQLAAEGELMFSLVN, encoded by the coding sequence ATGTCAATCCTTTCTGAAGTGAATAGCCCAGACGCGTTAGCCTCCGGTGGGGCTTTGCCCATCGCACCCACATCGAATACTGAAACTACACCTGAGATTAAAACAACGTTCTCATCGGAAGAAATTCAGAAATTACTACCTCACCGCTACCCGTTTTTACTGGTAGATAAAATTATTGACTACGTACCAGGAAACCGGGCTGTAGGTATTAAAAATGTTACGATCAACGAACCGCAATTCACAGGTCATTTCCCAGGTAGACCACTGATGCCGGGTGTGCTAATTGTCGAAGCAATGGCACAAGTCGGCGGCGTTGTCATGACACAACTGCCGGGATTAGAGGGGGGACTGTTTGTGTTTGCGGGTATTGATAAAGTCCGCTTCCGTCGCCAAGTAGTACCGGGAGACCAGCTAGTGATGACGGTGGAACTGTTGTGGATCAAACAACGTCGATTCGGTAAAATGCAAGCGCGTGCCGAAGTTGACGGTCAACTGGCCGCAGAAGGCGAACTAATGTTTTCTCTAGTTAATTAG
- the lpxA gene encoding acyl-ACP--UDP-N-acetylglucosamine O-acyltransferase, translating to MKTLIHPTAVIHPNSELHPTVQVGAYAVIGANVKVGADTIIGAHAVIEGPCEIGAGNQIFPGAAIGMEPQDLKFVGEPTWVRIGDNNLIREYVTINRATGAGEATVIGNNNLLMAYVHIAHNCVIEDSVVIANSVALAGHVHIESRARLSGVLGVHQFVHIGRHAMVGGMARIDRDVPPYMLVEGNPGRIRTLNLVGLKRSGMAASDLQLLKKAFRILYRSSLTFKEALEQLESLGDIEELQQLRRFLLLSQMPGRRGLIPGRGKSGGSDDS from the coding sequence TTGAAAACGCTTATTCATCCAACTGCTGTAATTCATCCAAACTCGGAACTACACCCAACGGTGCAAGTCGGTGCTTATGCTGTGATTGGAGCAAACGTTAAAGTTGGTGCTGACACTATTATTGGCGCTCATGCAGTCATAGAAGGGCCTTGTGAAATTGGGGCAGGAAATCAAATTTTTCCAGGTGCAGCGATCGGCATGGAACCCCAGGATCTCAAGTTTGTGGGAGAACCAACCTGGGTCAGAATCGGTGATAACAATTTGATTCGTGAGTACGTCACCATTAACCGTGCCACTGGTGCAGGAGAAGCCACGGTGATCGGTAATAACAACCTACTGATGGCGTATGTTCATATAGCTCATAACTGCGTCATTGAAGACTCCGTAGTGATCGCTAACTCTGTTGCTTTAGCTGGTCATGTCCACATAGAATCACGTGCTAGACTAAGCGGAGTTTTAGGTGTCCATCAATTTGTGCATATTGGTAGACACGCAATGGTAGGAGGCATGGCACGGATTGACCGCGATGTGCCGCCATATATGCTAGTAGAGGGCAATCCTGGACGCATCAGAACCCTCAACTTAGTAGGACTCAAACGCTCTGGGATGGCAGCCAGCGATTTACAACTCCTCAAAAAAGCCTTTCGGATTCTCTACCGTTCTAGCTTGACCTTTAAGGAAGCTTTAGAACAGCTAGAATCCCTAGGAGATATTGAAGAATTGCAACAACTGCGGCGCTTTTTATTGCTGTCGCAAATGCCAGGGAGACGCGGCTTAATTCCTGGTAGAGGTAAATCAGGCGGGAGTGATGATTCATAA